From Elusimicrobiota bacterium, one genomic window encodes:
- a CDS encoding HAD hydrolase family protein — MVSKKNIAKAKKIKILLMDVDGVLTDGKMYFLPDHKGKIVGMKAFHSLDGIGLRLLNQFGIWTGIITGMQSPGTEERARQLGMNYAYQGFLSKLVPLAEILKDSGLKEENVAYIGDDLTDIPVLKKAGLACAPKNALDEVKKVCDLVTQKEGGSGAAREVCDFILKSQGHWGTVMGYVETAHWPVPPKKPMKVFLYSEKKGGK; from the coding sequence ATGGTTTCAAAAAAAAATATCGCGAAAGCTAAAAAGATAAAGATCCTGCTTATGGACGTGGACGGCGTGCTGACGGACGGCAAGATGTATTTTCTTCCGGACCATAAAGGAAAAATCGTGGGGATGAAAGCCTTCCATTCACTGGACGGCATAGGCCTGCGGCTTTTAAACCAGTTCGGGATATGGACCGGAATTATCACCGGCATGCAATCGCCGGGCACGGAAGAAAGGGCCCGCCAGCTGGGAATGAACTATGCCTACCAGGGTTTTCTTTCAAAGCTCGTTCCGCTGGCCGAAATCCTCAAAGATTCGGGTCTTAAAGAGGAAAATGTGGCTTACATCGGCGACGATCTTACCGACATCCCGGTACTTAAAAAAGCGGGGCTTGCCTGCGCGCCCAAAAACGCCCTGGACGAAGTAAAAAAGGTCTGCGACCTGGTAACGCAGAAGGAAGGCGGCAGCGGAGCCGCCCGCGAGGTGTGCGATTTTATCCTTAAAAGTCAGGGGCACTGGGGAACGGTTATGGGTTACGTGGAAACCGCGCATTGGCCCGTTCCGCCGAAAAAGCCGATGAAAGTGTTTTTATATTCGGAAAAGAAGGGGGGAAAATGA
- a CDS encoding NAD-dependent epimerase/dehydratase family protein yields the protein MKILILGGTRFFGKETAALLFDKGNEVTVFSRRAPVEGLPLDIKQSRGERTVEIDLSRMAVKTWDAVIDNICYTAEDARKAVKIFSGRTGLYIFTSSASVYTVLEGSSSPYRENQVQLLLRKPELKEKHAYALGKYEAEGVFLSAFLEKAFPTVIVRPPVVIGPHDPTLRAYSYWLRLADGGPVFLPGFAFLSRYIFSKDLARVFETIIYSGITAAGQAFNFGDSLQLTLDDFVKLSARILHRDANILYPPYSWLKENGFNFDASPFSYGGDFVTDIAKAEKTFGWTSTPMDKWLDETINWFLFKYCGPQPKNFTARKAELELAEKWQLKL from the coding sequence ATGAAAATTCTGATACTGGGCGGCACACGTTTTTTCGGCAAGGAAACGGCGGCCCTGCTTTTTGACAAAGGCAATGAGGTGACCGTGTTTTCAAGGCGGGCGCCTGTTGAGGGACTGCCCCTTGATATAAAGCAGTCGCGCGGAGAGCGCACGGTGGAAATTGACCTTTCCCGCATGGCCGTCAAAACCTGGGACGCCGTGATAGACAATATCTGCTACACCGCCGAAGACGCGCGCAAGGCGGTAAAAATTTTCTCCGGCAGGACGGGGCTTTATATTTTTACCAGTTCCGCTTCGGTTTACACGGTGCTTGAGGGCTCTTCTTCTCCGTACAGGGAAAACCAGGTCCAGCTTTTACTCCGTAAGCCCGAATTGAAAGAAAAACACGCCTACGCGCTGGGAAAATATGAGGCTGAGGGGGTGTTTCTTTCCGCTTTCCTGGAAAAGGCTTTCCCGACCGTTATTGTAAGGCCGCCTGTGGTCATCGGCCCGCACGACCCCACACTCAGGGCCTATTCTTATTGGCTTCGGCTCGCCGACGGAGGCCCGGTTTTCCTGCCCGGTTTCGCTTTTTTAAGCCGCTATATTTTCTCCAAAGACCTGGCCAGGGTTTTTGAAACGATCATTTACTCTGGAATCACGGCCGCGGGACAGGCATTTAATTTCGGGGATTCGCTCCAGCTTACCCTTGACGATTTCGTGAAACTCTCGGCCCGCATCCTGCACAGGGACGCCAATATCCTTTACCCGCCGTATTCGTGGCTTAAAGAAAACGGCTTTAATTTTGACGCCTCCCCGTTTTCCTACGGAGGGGATTTTGTGACGGACATAGCCAAGGCCGAAAAGACTTTCGGCTGGACTTCAACGCCCATGGACAAGTGGCTTGATGAAACCATCAACTGGTTTTTATTTAAATACTGCGGCCCGCAACCCAAAAATTTTACGGCAAGGAAAGCGGAGCTGGAACTGGCGGAAAAGTGGCAACTTAAACTCTGA
- the dut gene encoding dUTP diphosphatase — protein MNVKVKKLHPSALLPDRAHPTDAGADLFSLEAVEIPPQSAVKARTGLSIALPEGTAGIVWGKSSLESQGLIVTAGLVDEGYRGEVLVCLFNLTNEPKNLAKGQKMAQLLVMPVRYVNFDAAEELEASRRGTGGFGSTGKHKGV, from the coding sequence ATGAATGTAAAAGTAAAAAAGCTGCACCCCTCGGCGTTGCTGCCTGACAGGGCGCATCCCACCGACGCCGGAGCAGATCTCTTTTCGCTTGAAGCCGTGGAAATACCGCCTCAAAGCGCGGTAAAGGCAAGAACCGGGCTTTCCATCGCTCTGCCCGAGGGCACCGCCGGCATAGTCTGGGGCAAAAGCTCGCTTGAATCGCAGGGACTCATAGTAACCGCCGGACTAGTGGACGAAGGCTACAGGGGGGAAGTGCTGGTGTGTCTTTTCAACCTAACGAATGAGCCTAAAAATCTGGCAAAGGGCCAGAAAATGGCCCAGCTTCTAGTGATGCCTGTTCGCTACGTGAATTTTGACGCGGCAGAGGAACTTGAGGCTTCCCGCAGAGGCACGGGGGGATTCGGCAGCACAGGAAAGCATAAAGGAGTTTAG
- a CDS encoding helix-turn-helix domain-containing protein: MAKDFFSLPEAAAILGISRIAVFKKVRKGQVAAIRVGRNWAIAASVLNSYNEKSANPPPPAAKPPAKHHETKTVTYSPSPDAEMSDMGWD, from the coding sequence ATGGCAAAAGATTTTTTTTCTCTTCCCGAGGCGGCGGCAATACTTGGCATTTCGCGTATTGCGGTTTTTAAAAAAGTGCGCAAAGGCCAGGTTGCGGCTATTCGCGTGGGGCGTAATTGGGCCATAGCCGCTTCCGTTTTAAATTCATATAACGAGAAATCCGCCAATCCCCCCCCTCCTGCCGCAAAACCGCCGGCAAAACACCATGAAACGAAAACCGTAACCTATTCTCCTTCGCCAGACGCAGAAATGAGCGATATGGGCTGGGATTGA
- a CDS encoding DUF2089 domain-containing protein produces MNIPNKCPSCEGKLVITELCCSECKTSIKGVFDLPEFSLLSHEEEYFLRVFLAARGNIKEVERQLGISYPTVKSKLENMLSKLGLGDLSKEVRKKRLEIVDRLERGEVSAQEAIKLLKELEG; encoded by the coding sequence ATGAATATTCCTAATAAGTGTCCTTCTTGCGAGGGAAAATTGGTTATAACTGAGTTGTGCTGCTCGGAGTGCAAAACTTCCATAAAAGGTGTTTTTGACTTGCCCGAATTTTCTCTTCTTTCACATGAAGAGGAATATTTTTTAAGAGTTTTTCTGGCGGCTCGGGGCAATATAAAGGAAGTGGAAAGGCAGTTGGGTATTTCCTATCCCACGGTGAAATCAAAACTGGAAAATATGCTTTCAAAACTGGGGCTTGGGGATCTGAGTAAAGAAGTTCGAAAAAAACGGCTTGAAATAGTTGATAGACTGGAGAGGGGGGAGGTTTCCGCCCAGGAAGCGATAAAACTGCTGAAAGAGCTGGAGGGGTAG
- a CDS encoding DUF5668 domain-containing protein translates to MLAFSMRKFFWGLILIVIGGLLWAHNFGLVAFSISLSRDWPLIIVVFGLMAVWNALFGRHWWSAKSDPRGRNWEKGEIKKILEELEKGDISADEAAKRMEK, encoded by the coding sequence ATGCTGGCATTCAGTATGCGGAAATTCTTTTGGGGGCTCATCCTTATAGTAATAGGCGGGCTTTTGTGGGCGCACAACTTCGGTCTGGTGGCATTTTCCATAAGTCTTTCAAGGGATTGGCCTCTGATAATTGTAGTTTTCGGATTAATGGCGGTTTGGAACGCCTTGTTCGGGAGGCATTGGTGGAGCGCCAAGTCCGACCCCCGCGGCCGCAATTGGGAGAAGGGGGAGATCAAAAAAATCCTTGAAGAATTGGAAAAAGGCGATATAAGCGCTGACGAAGCCGCGAAAAGAATGGAAAAGTGA
- a CDS encoding DNA-binding protein, whose translation MFNRQGIVFLTGTIEGIKPVSPVKGMTEGVIAVLKTQEGTIELALGPKWFINNQKISFSRNDMIEVRGVRVTLHKKTFFIPARIIKGNYVLELRNEDGVPVWDAVRRR comes from the coding sequence ATGTTTAACAGGCAAGGCATTGTTTTTTTGACCGGAACAATTGAAGGAATAAAGCCTGTTTCACCCGTAAAGGGTATGACGGAAGGCGTTATCGCGGTGCTGAAAACGCAAGAGGGCACGATTGAACTGGCGCTTGGTCCCAAGTGGTTCATAAATAACCAAAAAATCTCTTTTTCAAGAAACGACATGATAGAAGTGAGAGGCGTCAGGGTAACGCTGCACAAGAAAACATTTTTTATCCCGGCGAGGATCATAAAAGGTAATTATGTGTTGGAGCTCAGGAACGAAGACGGGGTCCCTGTATGGGACGCTGTAAGGCGAAGATAA